One window from the genome of Salvia splendens isolate huo1 chromosome 9, SspV2, whole genome shotgun sequence encodes:
- the LOC121749371 gene encoding probable glycerol-3-phosphate acyltransferase 2 — protein MLVAFEAGGPIRSLLLLLLYPLIRVCACAFAFKAMVMICFFGLKTDRFKEGKAVLPKFFLEDVGDESFRAIRRAKTTVAVSSLPQVMVESFLMDYLEVDFVVGRDLKLFHGYFLGFMEERRVPFLDGVITPNAIGVCSSNQPFQNKLFSTCKEIYLVSDEERRNWHQLARHSYPKPLILHDGRLAFRPTFVAALLMFVWLPFGLALALARAIVFFTAPPKIALTLLRFLGMQLRVCKSKAFSKLAAKRKPLGKGILYVCNHKTLFDPVFIYYGLGTPLTAVTYGLSRVSEAVSVIETVRLTRNRVRDAELMCSVLGQGGDLVVCPEGTTCREPYLLRFSPLFTEVSEEIFPVAVECCVSMFYGTTAGGSKWMDPMFFLMNPRVAYGVRFLDVVRGGVGGDGDSRFVVANLVQNEIAKALGFTCTKLTRKDKYFMLAGNDGNYL, from the exons ATGCTTGTAGCGTTTGAAGCCGGCGGCCCGATTAGGtcactcctcctcctccttctctaCCCTTTGATTAGGGTTTGTGCCTGCGCTTTCGCCTTCAAGGCCATGGTGATGATCTGCTTTTTCGGGCTTAAGACCGATAGATTTAAAGAGGGGAAGGCCGTCCTCCCCAAGTTCTTCCTAGAAGACGTGGGGGACGAGAGCTTTCGTGCCATACGAAGGGCGAAGACGACGGTTGCAGTGAGCAGTTTGCCTCAAGTCATGGTGGAGAGCTTCTTGATGGATTATCTAGAAGTGGATTTCGTTGTTGGAAGAGATCTCAAACTCTTTCATGGCTATTTCTTGGGATTTATGGAAGAAAGAAGAGTGCCTTTTTTAGATGGTGTGATCACTCCCAATGCAATTGGAGTTTGTAGCTCCAACCAacctttccaaaataaattgtTTTCCACTTGCAAG GAGATTTACTTAGTGAGCGATGAAGAAAGGAGAAATTGGCACCAACTTGCAAGACATTCATACCCTAAACCGCTCATCCTTCACGACGGAAGGCTGGCTTTCCGGCCGACGTTTGTGGCCGCCCTTCTCATGTTCGTGTGGCTCCCGTTCGGTCTCGCCCTCGCCCTCGCTAGAGCAATCGTCTTCTTCACAGCGCCGCCCAAAATCGCGCTAACGCTATTGCGCTTCTTGGGGATGCAGCTTAGGGTTTGTAAGTCGAAGGCGTTCTCCAAATTGGCCGCCAAAAGAAAGCCCCTTGGTAAGGGCATATTATATGTTTGCAATCACAAGACCTTGTTTGACCCGGTCTTCATTTACTACGGCCTCGGGACCCCGTTGACCGCGGTCACCTACGGTCTTAGTAGGGTCTCGGAGGCCGTGTCGGTCATTGAGACTGTCCGGCTGACGAGGAACCGGGTCCGGGATGCCGAATTGATGTGTAGTGTGCTAGGCCAGGGTGGGGACCTCGTGGTGTGCCCTGAGGGGACCACATGTAGGGAGCCGTATCTGCTGAGATTTAGTCCTTTGTTCACTGAGGTAAGCGAGGAGATATTCCCGGTCGCGGTGGAGTGCTGTGTCAGCATGTTCTATGGGACGACAGCTGGCGGGTCGAAGTGGATGGACCCAATGTTCTTTCTCATGAACCCGCGGGTGGCGTACGGGGTCCGGTTTCTAGATGTGGTGCGTGGAGGCGTTGGTGGTGATGGAGATTCGAGATTTGTGGTGGCTAATTTGGTGCAAAATGAGATAGCTAAGGCGTTAGGCTTTACTTGCACTAAGCTCACAAGGAAAGATAAGTACTTTATGTTGGCAGGAAATGATGGAAACTATTTATGA